One window of the Archangium primigenium genome contains the following:
- a CDS encoding response regulator: MARILVIDDSPTVALSMSRLLLSDGHLVETVHDVAELPGYLGSSRPDLVLLDLEMPALPGVEWAAHMRRFYQQKLSLIIHSYKPWDAMEAAAQKVGAVGIIPKGASADAARCIINSALRRTARPMG, encoded by the coding sequence ATGGCCCGCATCCTCGTCATCGATGACAGCCCCACGGTCGCGCTGTCCATGTCCCGCTTGCTGCTGAGCGATGGGCACCTCGTGGAGACGGTGCACGACGTGGCCGAGCTGCCGGGCTACCTGGGCAGCTCGCGGCCGGACCTGGTGCTGTTGGACCTGGAGATGCCGGCCCTGCCGGGGGTGGAGTGGGCCGCGCACATGCGGCGCTTCTACCAGCAGAAGCTCTCCCTCATCATCCACTCGTACAAGCCCTGGGACGCCATGGAGGCCGCGGCGCAGAAGGTGGGCGCGGTGGGCATCATTCCCAAGGGGGCGTCCGCGGATGCCGCGCGCTGCATCATCAACAGCGCCCTGCGCCGCACGGCGAGGCCCATGGGATGA
- a CDS encoding flagellar motor protein MotB, whose translation MASRMLLVLGALLLPGVSGAQGARSLPVFALERLRFDTSGLGSLVVGTGRSLEPGVVRVSMQGHYEHLPLNFARDWDPGVTTTSLIENKLSGHLTAAVGVTPWLQVGGQFAYIIGQRGQNILGLSAPDGGGLEAAWVSARVAPWRMRGGFPLNVAAEFAAALPVGQARLLAHDAYALLPRVQLGYTGGDFQVGGELGLLLRPRHDLGAFSGRAHDVLGNELRLGATVTALGQNKTATRPEVSTLLSVPTQGGRVGVEVLLGVRKHVASAVDLFFLGGPGLGTAVDVPTLRVLAGASFSSGAAD comes from the coding sequence ATGGCTTCTCGCATGCTCCTCGTCCTCGGCGCGCTGCTGCTGCCCGGGGTGAGTGGTGCCCAGGGGGCGCGATCGCTGCCCGTCTTCGCGCTCGAGCGGTTGCGCTTCGACACCTCGGGGCTGGGCTCGCTGGTGGTGGGCACGGGCCGCTCGCTGGAGCCAGGGGTCGTGCGCGTCTCCATGCAGGGGCACTACGAGCACCTGCCGCTCAACTTCGCGCGCGACTGGGATCCGGGCGTCACCACCACGTCGCTCATCGAGAACAAGCTGTCGGGCCACCTCACCGCCGCCGTGGGCGTGACGCCGTGGCTGCAGGTGGGTGGCCAGTTCGCCTACATCATCGGCCAGCGGGGCCAGAACATCCTCGGGTTGAGCGCGCCGGACGGTGGGGGCCTGGAGGCGGCCTGGGTGTCGGCGCGGGTGGCCCCCTGGCGCATGCGGGGCGGCTTTCCGCTCAACGTGGCCGCGGAGTTCGCCGCGGCGCTGCCCGTGGGCCAGGCGCGGCTGCTCGCCCACGACGCCTACGCGCTGCTGCCCCGGGTGCAGCTGGGCTACACGGGCGGCGACTTCCAGGTGGGCGGCGAGCTGGGCCTGCTCCTGCGCCCGCGCCATGACCTGGGCGCCTTCTCCGGCCGCGCCCACGACGTGCTGGGCAACGAGCTGCGCCTGGGGGCCACCGTCACCGCGCTCGGCCAGAACAAGACCGCCACCCGGCCCGAGGTGAGCACCCTGCTCAGCGTGCCCACCCAGGGCGGCCGCGTGGGCGTCGAGGTGCTCCTGGGGGTGCGCAAGCACGTCGCCTCCGCCGTGGACCTCTTCTTCCTGGGCGGCCCCGGCCTGGGCACCGCCGTGGACGTGCCCACCCTGCGGGTGCTCGCGGGCGCGTCCTTCAGCTCCGGCGCCGCCGACTAG
- a CDS encoding cytochrome-c peroxidase, which yields MSRHSPRHWLFVSALAGGLALGCTSEEVFPSADELELLQSLHSPTRTPPADPTNRYEGRPEAAVLGLRLFKDPLLSGCGTISCQSCHDGEGRTVDTPVAQGCFGHVTGRNPPTVINAAYSTWYMWDGRADRLWNQALLPLLSPVEMASSPAILRARLSEAYTAEYEGLFGKTPEAETDDDQLLANFGKVIAAYERTLVRNDAPFDQDVRRFLVAVDAGTQEKDPAYLGLKTFVRKGQCAACHKGPMLSDEQFHNIGVRDDTEGRRGVATGADPMLTWAFNSAGPYSDAPIGAESTRLQRLRSDLTSKAGELEGAYKTPSLRNVALTAPYMHLGEQKTLLDVVELYNKGGEPAGQFAGQVSVSIKPLELTDEEKHALVALLESMTGAAP from the coding sequence ATGAGCCGTCACTCCCCGCGCCATTGGCTCTTCGTGAGTGCCCTCGCCGGTGGCCTCGCCCTGGGCTGCACGAGCGAAGAGGTCTTCCCCTCCGCCGACGAGCTGGAGCTGCTGCAGAGCCTGCACTCGCCCACGCGCACCCCGCCCGCGGATCCCACCAACCGCTACGAGGGTCGCCCCGAGGCGGCCGTCCTGGGCCTGCGGCTCTTCAAGGATCCGCTCCTGTCCGGCTGCGGCACCATCTCCTGCCAGAGCTGCCACGACGGCGAGGGCCGCACCGTGGACACGCCCGTGGCCCAGGGCTGCTTTGGCCACGTGACGGGCCGCAACCCGCCCACGGTCATCAACGCCGCCTACAGCACCTGGTACATGTGGGACGGCCGCGCGGATCGCCTGTGGAACCAGGCCCTGCTGCCGCTGCTCAGCCCCGTGGAGATGGCCAGCAGCCCCGCCATCCTGCGCGCGCGGCTGAGCGAGGCCTACACCGCCGAGTACGAGGGCCTGTTCGGCAAGACGCCCGAGGCGGAGACGGACGACGACCAGCTGCTCGCCAACTTCGGCAAGGTCATCGCCGCCTACGAGCGCACGCTGGTGCGCAACGACGCGCCCTTCGATCAGGACGTGCGGCGCTTCCTCGTCGCGGTGGACGCGGGCACCCAGGAGAAGGACCCGGCCTACCTCGGGCTCAAGACGTTCGTGAGAAAGGGCCAGTGCGCCGCGTGCCACAAGGGCCCCATGCTCAGCGACGAGCAGTTCCACAACATCGGCGTGCGCGACGACACCGAGGGCCGACGCGGCGTGGCCACCGGCGCGGACCCCATGCTCACGTGGGCCTTCAACTCGGCGGGGCCCTACAGCGACGCGCCCATCGGCGCCGAGTCCACGCGCCTACAGCGGCTGCGCAGCGACCTGACGAGCAAGGCCGGCGAGCTGGAGGGCGCCTACAAGACGCCCTCCCTGCGCAACGTGGCCCTCACGGCGCCCTACATGCACCTGGGCGAGCAGAAGACGCTCCTGGACGTCGTGGAGCTGTACAACAAGGGCGGCGAGCCCGCGGGCCAGTTCGCCGGTCAGGTCTCCGTGAGCATCAAGCCCCTGGAGCTCACCGACGAGGAGAAGCACGCCCTCGTCGCCCTGCTGGAGTCCATGACGGGCGCCGCGCCCTGA
- a CDS encoding NAD(P)/FAD-dependent oxidoreductase codes for MESNRDDVHHVVVVGAGFGGLEAARKLGKEHKRVKVTVVDRYNHHLFQPLLYQVATAVLSPADISAPIRNILRGKNTQVLLAEAREVDTARKVLVCDGGELAYDTLVLATGATHSYFNHPEWSKIAPGLKTINDAVGIRERILLALEAAERETDPARKAEWLTFVIIGAGPTGVELAGALSHMLRYSVPKDFSRIDTRTARVILLEGLPRVLSAYSEKLSEDARRDLVKLGVEVRTGAMVSGMDEESVSVGEERIATHTVLWGAGVAASPLMRSLGVPLDKAGRVKVEPSLTVPGLPDVYVIGDVASVQQDGKPVPGIAPAALQMGRHVAKDILGRLEGKAPSRFHYLDKGSFAVIGRGYAVGNMFGKVELSGFPAWALWAGVHVVYLVGFRNRLAVLLNWFFSFLTRGRDVRLITGAYAPRLPPFSPRAEPPGDGIHAGPDPAHSTPPMH; via the coding sequence ATGGAAAGCAACCGGGACGACGTGCATCACGTGGTGGTGGTGGGGGCGGGCTTCGGCGGCCTGGAGGCCGCGCGCAAGCTCGGCAAGGAGCACAAGCGCGTGAAGGTGACGGTGGTGGACCGCTACAACCACCACCTCTTCCAGCCGCTGCTCTACCAGGTGGCCACCGCGGTGCTGAGCCCCGCGGACATCTCCGCGCCCATCCGCAACATCCTGCGCGGCAAGAACACGCAGGTGCTCCTGGCCGAGGCGCGCGAGGTGGACACGGCGCGCAAGGTGCTGGTGTGTGACGGCGGCGAGCTCGCCTACGACACGCTGGTGCTGGCCACGGGCGCCACGCACTCGTACTTCAACCACCCCGAGTGGTCGAAGATCGCCCCGGGCCTCAAGACGATCAACGACGCGGTGGGCATCCGCGAGCGCATCCTCCTGGCGCTGGAGGCGGCCGAGCGCGAGACGGACCCGGCGCGCAAGGCCGAGTGGCTCACCTTCGTGATCATCGGCGCGGGACCCACGGGCGTGGAGCTGGCCGGGGCGCTCTCGCACATGCTGCGCTACTCGGTGCCCAAGGACTTCAGCCGCATCGACACGCGCACCGCGCGGGTGATTCTCCTCGAGGGCCTGCCCCGGGTGCTCTCGGCGTACTCGGAGAAGCTGTCCGAGGACGCGCGGCGGGACCTGGTGAAGCTGGGCGTGGAGGTGCGCACCGGCGCCATGGTGTCCGGCATGGACGAAGAGAGCGTGTCGGTGGGCGAGGAGCGGATCGCCACGCACACGGTGCTCTGGGGCGCGGGGGTGGCGGCCTCGCCGCTGATGCGCTCGTTGGGGGTGCCGCTGGACAAGGCGGGCCGGGTGAAGGTGGAGCCGAGCCTCACGGTGCCGGGGCTGCCGGACGTGTATGTGATTGGCGACGTGGCCTCGGTGCAGCAGGACGGCAAGCCCGTGCCCGGCATCGCCCCGGCGGCGCTGCAGATGGGGCGGCACGTGGCCAAGGACATCCTCGGGCGGCTCGAGGGCAAGGCCCCCTCGCGCTTCCACTACCTGGACAAGGGCAGCTTCGCGGTGATTGGCCGCGGCTACGCGGTGGGCAACATGTTCGGCAAGGTGGAGCTGAGCGGCTTCCCGGCGTGGGCCCTGTGGGCGGGCGTGCACGTGGTCTACCTGGTGGGCTTCCGCAACCGGCTCGCGGTGCTGCTCAACTGGTTCTTCTCCTTCCTCACCCGGGGGCGCGACGTGCGGCTCATCACCGGGGCCTACGCGCCCCGGCTGCCGCCGTTCTCGCCCCGCGCCGAGCCGCCCGGGGACGGCATCCACGCGGGGCCGGATCCCGCGCACTCGACGCCCCCCATGCACTGA
- a CDS encoding M24 family metallopeptidase, translating into MKTSRLRFLAPLLLLSSACATTASAPAVSKAPEAPRPFGTLREQAVRQQAWLRERMDTALPALMRQYGVDMWVISMREYNEDPVFPALVAPTTFAARRRTIYVFHDRGPDKGVERLALGGGTQGGVFEAWRSTRQVDGGGVTRKAELWGTEQWHVLKEVIEERKPKVIAIDVSRTTAFADGLTHGEYEGMAEVLGPAWVARMKPAEGLALDLLAWRTADEARFYTDLTRLVWEVIGTAFSNQVITPGQTRTADVMWWMRQRLNDLGLGTWFHPSVSVQRRGQTEKDLGEDPVIERGDVLHCDFGITALGLNTDTQHMGYVLREGETEAPAGLREALARSNRLQDIVVEELRAGRSGNEVLAASRARMSAEGLDGTVYSHPIGLNGHGAGPMIGLWDRQEGVPGRGDHRVIPSQWFSIELQVTSPVPEWDGQKVRSAQEEDVVMDAQGQVRWALDRQTAFHLVR; encoded by the coding sequence ATGAAGACCTCCCGGCTCCGCTTCCTCGCGCCCCTCTTGCTCCTGTCCTCCGCCTGCGCCACCACGGCCTCCGCGCCCGCCGTGTCCAAGGCCCCCGAGGCCCCGCGGCCCTTCGGCACCCTGCGCGAGCAGGCCGTGCGCCAGCAGGCGTGGCTGCGCGAGCGCATGGACACGGCCCTGCCCGCGCTCATGCGCCAGTACGGCGTGGACATGTGGGTCATCTCCATGCGCGAGTACAACGAGGACCCGGTCTTCCCCGCGCTCGTGGCGCCCACGACGTTCGCCGCCCGGCGGCGCACCATCTACGTGTTCCACGATCGGGGCCCGGACAAGGGCGTGGAGCGGCTCGCGCTCGGCGGTGGCACCCAGGGCGGTGTGTTCGAGGCGTGGCGCTCCACGCGGCAGGTGGACGGGGGCGGCGTCACGCGCAAGGCGGAGCTGTGGGGCACGGAGCAGTGGCACGTGCTCAAGGAGGTCATCGAGGAGCGCAAGCCCAAGGTCATCGCCATCGACGTGTCGCGCACCACCGCGTTCGCCGACGGCCTCACCCATGGCGAGTACGAGGGCATGGCCGAGGTGCTGGGCCCCGCGTGGGTGGCGCGGATGAAGCCCGCCGAGGGACTCGCGCTGGACCTGCTCGCCTGGCGCACCGCGGACGAGGCGCGCTTCTACACGGACCTCACCCGGCTCGTGTGGGAGGTCATCGGCACGGCGTTCTCGAATCAAGTCATCACCCCGGGCCAGACGCGCACCGCGGACGTGATGTGGTGGATGCGCCAGCGGCTCAATGACCTGGGCCTGGGCACCTGGTTCCACCCCTCGGTGTCGGTGCAGCGGCGCGGGCAGACGGAGAAGGACCTGGGCGAGGACCCCGTCATCGAGCGCGGGGACGTGCTGCACTGCGACTTCGGCATCACCGCGCTCGGGCTCAACACGGACACCCAGCACATGGGCTACGTGCTGCGCGAGGGCGAGACCGAGGCGCCCGCGGGGCTGCGCGAGGCGCTCGCGCGCTCCAACCGGCTGCAGGACATCGTGGTGGAGGAGCTGCGGGCGGGCCGCTCGGGCAACGAGGTGCTCGCCGCCTCGCGCGCGCGCATGAGCGCCGAGGGACTGGACGGCACCGTGTACTCGCACCCCATCGGGCTCAACGGCCACGGCGCGGGGCCCATGATTGGCCTGTGGGACCGGCAGGAGGGCGTGCCGGGCCGGGGGGACCACCGCGTCATCCCCTCCCAGTGGTTCTCCATCGAGTTGCAGGTGACGAGCCCGGTGCCGGAGTGGGACGGCCAGAAGGTGCGCTCGGCGCAGGAAGAAGACGTGGTGATGGACGCCCAGGGCCAGGTGCGTTGGGCCTTGGACCGTCAGACGGCCTTCCATCTGGTGCGCTGA
- a CDS encoding alpha/beta hydrolase has product MPHTAPTHAPESIPLWPGRAAPELRLHRPRRPRSRPAPALVVLRGGGYATNAGSGGGSAEWLAKNGFVGIEVDYRVRNAPEAFLAPYADAARAVRLARHHAARWELDPTRVGVLGYSAGGHLASLLSTQPALHLDPADDLAGTVSARPDLVVLGYPVISFVEGYRPGGLAGSAESFFSRSELPEDLRRRFSNELHVTPEHPPVFLWTMRGDTLVSWSQSQRFAEACTAAGVPVTFKLFEQGAHGMGLALGDRSDAGAWTEQLLAWLTARWPQFPTE; this is encoded by the coding sequence ATGCCCCACACCGCGCCGACGCACGCCCCCGAGAGCATTCCCCTGTGGCCTGGGCGCGCGGCCCCGGAGCTGCGGCTGCATCGCCCCCGACGGCCGCGCTCCCGGCCCGCGCCCGCGCTGGTGGTCCTCCGGGGCGGCGGCTACGCCACCAACGCGGGCAGCGGCGGCGGCTCGGCCGAGTGGCTCGCCAAGAATGGCTTCGTGGGCATCGAGGTGGACTACCGCGTGCGCAACGCCCCCGAGGCCTTCCTCGCGCCCTACGCCGACGCCGCCCGCGCCGTGCGGCTCGCGCGCCACCACGCCGCGCGGTGGGAGCTCGATCCGACCCGCGTGGGTGTCCTCGGCTACTCGGCGGGGGGACACCTCGCGTCCCTCTTGAGCACCCAGCCCGCGCTCCATCTGGACCCGGCCGATGACCTCGCGGGCACCGTCTCCGCGCGCCCGGATCTCGTCGTGCTCGGCTATCCGGTCATCTCCTTCGTCGAGGGGTACCGGCCCGGAGGCCTCGCCGGCTCGGCGGAGAGCTTCTTCAGCCGGAGCGAGTTGCCCGAGGACCTGCGGCGGCGCTTCTCCAACGAACTGCACGTCACGCCGGAGCACCCGCCCGTGTTCCTCTGGACGATGCGGGGCGACACCCTGGTGTCCTGGTCGCAGTCCCAGCGCTTCGCCGAGGCGTGCACGGCGGCCGGCGTCCCCGTCACCTTCAAGCTCTTCGAGCAGGGCGCGCACGGCATGGGGCTCGCCCTGGGGGACCGCTCCGACGCGGGCGCGTGGACGGAGCAGCTGCTCGCGTGGCTCACCGCCCGGTGGCCTCAGTTCCCCACGGAGTAG
- a CDS encoding Kelch repeat-containing protein → MARGWVGRLLGVVVAWGCVAGVCPASARAPRGAPAVGLAVGPHVVLDDGRVLAAGGGGVFSPAHGTWRASGPGHTARTQAAAVRLGDGRVLVVGGATAAAEAITRAEVYVPRTRTWIRVEPMHEARVDAAAVVLADGRVLVVGGLDARRLPVRSAEVFEPTRGTWTRTGAPRATRRGAGTGVVLEDGDVLFVSGLQAERYSPASGTWREAGPVGGAAGTHRAGHSVTRLGDGRVLVVGGGMARAAATAEVYAPRTGTWRLVAPPGTPREAHATWVLPDGRVLVVGGAHAARGPLASVEAYDPETDTWREAPPLREARRDAWVLAREEGALWVGGGAAPGEAYVPGRWEAPPPVEVSWTSGARFWEVLVDALRR, encoded by the coding sequence ATGGCTCGGGGTTGGGTGGGACGCCTGCTGGGAGTGGTGGTCGCATGGGGCTGCGTGGCGGGAGTGTGCCCCGCGTCCGCGCGCGCCCCGCGCGGGGCCCCGGCCGTGGGCCTCGCCGTGGGGCCGCATGTGGTGCTCGACGACGGGCGGGTGCTGGCGGCGGGCGGGGGCGGGGTGTTCTCGCCCGCGCACGGCACCTGGCGCGCCTCGGGGCCCGGGCACACGGCGCGCACCCAAGCGGCGGCGGTGAGGCTGGGCGATGGGCGGGTGCTGGTGGTGGGCGGCGCCACGGCGGCCGCGGAGGCGATCACGCGCGCGGAGGTGTACGTGCCCCGGACCCGCACGTGGATCCGGGTGGAGCCCATGCACGAGGCGCGGGTGGACGCCGCGGCGGTGGTGCTCGCGGACGGGCGGGTGCTGGTGGTGGGCGGGCTCGACGCGCGGCGGCTGCCGGTGCGCTCGGCGGAGGTGTTCGAGCCCACGCGGGGAACGTGGACCCGCACGGGCGCGCCGCGGGCCACGCGGCGCGGCGCGGGCACGGGCGTGGTGCTGGAGGACGGCGACGTGCTCTTCGTGAGCGGCCTCCAGGCGGAGCGCTATTCGCCCGCGAGCGGCACCTGGCGCGAGGCGGGGCCGGTGGGCGGCGCGGCGGGCACGCACCGCGCGGGGCACTCGGTGACGCGGCTCGGGGACGGGCGGGTGCTGGTGGTGGGCGGGGGCATGGCGCGCGCGGCGGCCACCGCGGAGGTGTACGCGCCGCGGACCGGGACGTGGCGGCTCGTGGCCCCGCCCGGCACGCCGCGCGAGGCGCATGCGACGTGGGTGCTCCCGGACGGGCGGGTGCTGGTGGTGGGCGGCGCGCACGCGGCGCGGGGGCCGCTGGCGTCGGTGGAGGCGTATGACCCCGAGACGGACACCTGGCGCGAGGCGCCGCCCCTGCGCGAGGCGCGGCGGGACGCGTGGGTGCTCGCGCGGGAGGAGGGCGCGCTGTGGGTGGGGGGCGGCGCGGCGCCGGGCGAGGCGTACGTGCCCGGGCGGTGGGAGGCGCCCCCGCCGGTGGAGGTGTCCTGGACGAGCGGGGCGCGCTTCTGGGAGGTTCTCGTGGACGCCTTGAGGAGGTGA